A part of Populus alba chromosome 8, ASM523922v2, whole genome shotgun sequence genomic DNA contains:
- the LOC118055724 gene encoding leucine-rich repeat receptor-like serine/threonine-protein kinase At2g14510 produces MSPPSLIILISVFSILSLSTSQPPPLRRTLIDCGATVPSTINGLQWILDTGYITGGTAKNLTVPVLNHTLSTVRSFPLQNNLRRKFCYVVNVFRGAKYMIRSTYFYGGINGNDSPPVFDQIVDGTLWSVVNTTEDYRDGMSSYYEGVFLAQGKTMSFCIAANSYTESDPFISALEFVILENSLYNSTDFKQAGLSLVARHSFGHNERIRYPDDQFDRVWEPFGANDSTVSSSKNVSVSTIWNLPPTKIFETELTTSRSSPQELNWPPVPLPNSTYYIALYFAHDHNSSPGGSRIIDISINGVPYYKNMTVTPAGVVVFANKWPLGGLTKVALTPATGLSIDPLINGGEVFDVIALGGRTLTRDVIALEALKSSFQNAPHDWNGDPCMPRQFSWTGIACSEGPRIRVVTLNLTSMGLSGSLPLSFSRLTALTGIWLGNNTLSGSIPDFSSLKMLETLHLEDNQFTGEIPLSLGNIKGLRELFLQNNNLTGQIPNNLIGKPGLNLRTSGNQFLSPSPS; encoded by the exons ATGTCTCCTCCGTCACTCATCATCCTGATTTCTGTATTTTCTATCCTCTCCCTATCTACCTCCCAACCTCCACCTCTTCGCC gtACTTTAATTGATTGCGGTGCTACCGTGCCGTCAACAATCAACGGTCTTCAATGGATCCTAGACACTGGCTACATCACCGGTGGAACCGCAAAGAACCTAACAGTTCCAGTACTCAATCACACTCTCTCCACCGTCCGATCATTTCCTCTGCAAAATAATCTCCGCCGCAAATTCTGCTACGTGGTCAATGTTTTCCGAGGAGCAAAGTACATGATCAGGTCAACTTACTTCTACGGAGGAATCAACGGCAACGATTCACCACCTGTTTTCGATCAGATTGTTGATGGAACGCTCTGGAGCGTGGTGAATACCACGGAGGATTATAGAGATGGCATGTCGTCTTACTACGAAGGTGTTTTCTTGGCTCAAGGGAAGACTATGAGTTTCTGTATTGCTGCAAATTCGTACACGGAATCTGACCCGTTTATTTCGGCCTTGGAGTTCGTGATTTTGGAAAATTCGTTGTACAATTCGACTGATTTTAAACAGGCTGGACTTAGCTTGGTTGCCAGGCACAGTTTTGGCCACAATGAACGTATTCG ATATCCTGATGATCAATTCGACCGAGTTTGGGAGCCATTTGGAGCAAATGATTCAACAGTATCGAGTAGTAAAAACGTGTCTGTTTCTACTATCTGGAATCTTCCTCCTACCAAGATATTtgaaacggaattgacaaccagCCGGTCAAGTCCTCAGGAACTGAACTGGCCTCCAGTGCCACTTCCTAATTCAACATACTATATTGCTTTATACTTTGCACACGATCATAATTCCTCGCCAGGGGGTTCAAGGATTATTGATATAAGTATTAATGGTGTACCGTATTATAAGAACATGACTGTGACGCCGGCTGGTGTTGTTGTCTTTGCAAATAAGTGGCCTCTTGGTGGTCTTACGAAGGTTGCTTTGACTCCGGCTACCGGTTTGAGCATTGATCCGTTGATTAACGGTGGAGAGGTGTTTGATGTGATTGCACTTGGAGGAAGAACACTTACAAGAGATG TAATAGCTCTGGAAGCACTGAAAAGCAGTTTCCAGAATGCTCCACATGATTGGAACGGTGATCCCTGTATGCCACGTCAGTTTTCATGGACTGGAATTGCATGCTCTGAAGGCCCCCGGATTCGAGTGGTTACCTT GAACCTGACAAGCATGGGTCTTTCAGGATCACTTCCACTTAGTTTTTCCAGATTGACTGCATTGACTGGCAT CTGGCTCGGGAACAACACTTTATCAGGATCCATACCTGATTTCAGTTCATTAAAGATGCTGGAGACATT GCATTTGGAAGACAACCAATTCACTGGCGAGATCCCTTTGTCACTTGGAAACATCAAGGGTCTTCGAGAACT